In Streptomyces sp. HUAS ZL42, the DNA window ACGGTGGCGGGGGCGCCGACGGGCAGGGTGTTCGCCGTCGTCGGGGCCGCCGGGTCGTACGCCGGTGGCGCTACGCCGATCATGCGGTCTCCTCGATCTCTTCCAGTTCCTTCAACGCACCGCTGAGAGCAGCCTCTCGGGCGTTCAGTGCGGCCTCCTCGTCGGTCTCCCGGGTCACCACGGCCCGGTACCGCGGTTCGCTGTGCAGCAGTTCGCGGTGCGCGCCGACGGCCGTGACCTCGCCCTCGTGCACGAGCACGACCCGGTCCGCGCGGTCCAGCAGCAGCGGGGAGGAGGTGAAGACCACGGTGGTGCGCCCCGTCCGCAACCGACGCACGCCCTCCGCGATCCGTGCCTCGGTGTGCGAGTCGACGGCGGAGGTGGGCTCGTCGAGGACGAGCACCTCCGGGTCCGTGATGAGCGACCGGGCCAGCGCGAGCCGCTGGCGCTGGCCGCCCGACAGTGAGCGCCCGCGCTCGGTGATGCGCGCGTCCATGGGGTCTGCCGCGTCCAACGACCCCTGGACGAGCGCGTCCAGGACGTCCCCGCACTGCGCGGCCGCCAACGCGTCCTCCGCGCCGACGTCGCCGGACGTGGGCACGTCGAGCAGTTCGCGCAGCGAACCGGACAGGAGCACCGGGTCCTTGTCCTGGACGAGTACGGCCGTGCGTGCGGAGGCGAGCGGCAGTTCGTCCAGGGGCACACCGCCCAGCAGTACGGAGCGGCCTCCCTCCGCCGGGTGCCCTCCCAGGCGTTCCGCCAGCCGTCCCGCCGCGTCCGGGTCGCCGCAGACCACAGCGGTGAGCCGGCCCGCCGGCGCGAGCAGTCCGGTGCCCGGGTCGTACAGGTCTCCGGAGGGCACACCGGCCGCTCGTGATCCGCCGACGTCGGTGACGCGTTCCAGCGACAGCACGCCGGCCGCCCGTTTGGCCGAGGGGCGCGAGAAGGAGTACGCCATGGCGATCTCCTCGAAGTGCCGCAGCGGATAGGTCAGGACCATCACCGAGCTGTAGACGGCGACCAGTTCGCCAACGGTGATCCGGCCCTGGCGGGCCAGGTGGACGCCGTACCAGACGACCGCGATCAGCAGGAGCCCGGGCAGCAGCACCTGGATCGCGGAGATCAGGGACCACATGCGCGCGCTGCGGACCGCCGCCTGCCGGACCTCCTGGGAGGCGCGCCGGTAGCGGTCGAGGAACAGGTCCTCGCCGCCGATGCCGCGCAGCACGCGGAGACCAGCGACGGTGTCCGAGGCCAGCTCGGTGGCGCGGCCCGCCTTCTCGCGCTGGAAGTCGGCACGCCGGGTCGCGCGGGGCAGCAGCGGCAGCACCGCGAGTGCCAGCACGGGCAGGCCGACGGCGACGACCACGCCGAGCGCCGGCTGGTAGACGACCAGGCCGATGCAGACGAGGACGACGGTGAGCGCGGCGGCGGTGAAGCGTGACACGGCCTCCACGAACCAGCCGATCTTCTCGACGTCGCCCGTGGAGACGGCCACGACCTCGCCGGCCGCGACCCGGCGGGTCAGGGCCGAGCCCAGTTGCGCGGCCTTGCGGGCGAGCAGTTGCTGGACGCGGGCGGCCGCGGTGATCCAGTTGGTGACGGCGGCGCGGTGCAGGAAGGTGTCGCCGACCGCGGTGCCGGCCGCGGCCAGGGCCATCAGCCCGCCCGCGAGGGCGAGCCGTGTGCCGGAACGGTCGAGGACGGCCTCAACGGCGAACCCGACACAGAACGGCTGTGCGGAAACTGACAGGAAGTGCAGCAGTCCCCAGGCCAGCGACTTGAACTGGCCACCCAGCTGATTCCGGCCGAGCCACCAGAGGAACCGAGGCCCCGAGCGCGCGTCCGGCACACCAGGGTCGGGATACGGAAGGTCTTGGATCTGCATGACGTCCCAGTGGCTCGTGTCAGGGGGTGGATGGCGGCCGCGAACCGCGGCCGCAGGCGGCAACAAACCGTGAAAGGTTCGCCTCGGAGGGTGGTCAAAATCAACCGGTTTTCCACGGCGGCGCATGGATCCGGCTGTGGTTCGCCGGGCACCGGGGCAGGCGTGGGCCGATGGCGACGCCTCATTGCGGCGGGCCCCGACTCCCCGTAGAACACCGGGCATGACACGCAGAATCATCATGTCCATGCTCACCGTTGCGGCCCTCCTGGCGGGTGCCCTCCTCGGCACGAGCCCGGCCCAAGCCGCCGACATACCCGCCGAGTTCGGCACCGACTGGCACGACCCGATCACCGCCGCCCCGCCCGTCGCCAAGCCGCACACCAAGTCCTGCCAGGTCACCGTGGCGGAGGCGCAGTTCCGCGACTTCACGCCGTACCGGGGCACGTACACGCCGCCGGACGGCTGCGGCGACCGCTGGAGCAAGGTCGTGCTGCGACTCGACGGCAAGGTCAAGGGACGGCAGTTCGACCGGCTGGGCTACCTGCACGTCGGAGGAGTCGAAATCTTCCGTACCTCGACCCCCGAGCCTTCGCCCGACGGTATCGAGTGGTCCGTCGAGAAGGACGTCACGCGTTACAGCGACACCTTCCGCGGCAGTCAGGACGTCGAGATGCTCATCGGCAACGTTGTCGACGACACCTACACCGGTGTCATCGACGTGAAGGTCACGCTCACCTTCTACGAAGGCCTCCGGGCCCCGGCGCCCGACCGCGTACTGACCCTCACCGGCGGATCCGACGGCACGACCCTCACCACCCCGCGCAACAGTGAGCGCATCCTCGCCGAGGTGTATGCCACCGGCTCCGGCGGCGGCTGCGAGGAGTACTGGTATCTGACCGTGCCGAAGGAAGCGCCGTACTCGTGTCAGGCCGACAACGGGCCCTACCGCGAGGTGCAGATCAAGGTCGACGGACAACTGGCCGGAATCGCCGCGCCGTTCCCGCACGTGTGGACCGGCGGCTGGTCCAACCCCTTCCTCTGGTACGTCGTCCCCGGCCCGCGGGCCTTCGACATCAAGCCCATCGAATACGACCTGACCCCCTTCGCCGGGATTCTCAACGACGGCCGCCCGCACCGCGTCGAGGTCGACGTCGCCGGTGTGCCCGAGGGGCAGAGCGGCTGGAGCGCCCCGGTCAACGTGCTCGTCTGGCAGGACGCCGGAAAGGCGCGCGTCACCGGGAAGCTCACCGCCCGTCAGGAGGGCGATCTCACCAACTCCTCCATATACACGCCCGGTTCGGAGCACCGCCTGGACACCGAGGGCGGACACCGGCTGACCGTCGCCGGTTACGTCGACACCTCGCACGGCCGGGTGAAGACCACCGTCCGCCGCAGCCTGGCCAACACCTCCACGCACCGCTGGACCGACGGCGAGAACACGGACGGTCTCGACGCCCGGTGGACGGACGACGAGTCGGTCACCGTCGACGGACGCGGACCGGCCCGCACGACGCGCACGCAGCGGACGTACACGATGAACGGCACCACCACGGTCGGCACGGACGACCGGCTGCGCACCGTGCTGACCCTCGGCGACCGCGCCGCGGTCGTGGAGACGCGCGCAGGACGGCGAACCGCGTGGTCGCGGCTCGACGACACCTACACGGGCGACGCCACGTTCACCGTGAACGTGCCGCGCGACCAGCGTCATGCCGTCGGTACGACCGGCGAGCGCTACCGGCTCTACGGCTCGGAAGGGTGCTACGACCGGAAGTTGACGACCATTCAGGGCGTGCTCGCCGAGGACCGCAGGCTCTGCTGAGCCCGACAGTGTGCGGTGTGTCACGCGTGCCTTGATTTACACGGCGGCAACACGGAGGTCTTCCACGGGATCAACAGAACCTCCAGAGTGTCGAACACGGAAGCAGCTTTCCGTATCGCAGAAGTCCACTCCTCGGCTTCTGCGAGTCTGACGTCCCCAAGGAGTGCACCGTGCCGCCGTCCGTACCGTCCCTGCCGCGACGCGTCGCACGCATACTGCGTACCTCACTCTTCGCGCAGGTCGCCTGCGCGCTTGTGCTCGGCATCGTCGTCGGAAAGCTGTGGCCGGACTCGGCCACGGCTTTCCAGCCGCTCGGCGACGGTTTCACCCGGCTCATCAAGACGGTGATCTCACCGCTCGTGTTCTGCGTGGTCGTCGTCGGCATCGCCAAGGCCGGTGACCTGAAGGCATTCGGCCGGATCGGGCTGAAGGCCCTCGTCTGGTTCGAGGTCGCGAGCACGGCCGCGCTGCTCATCGGTCTCGTCGCCGCCAACGTCGTCCAGCCCGGTTCCGGGATGCACGTCGACCCGTCGAAGCTCGACGCCTCGGCGGTCGACCAGCAGACACAGGGGGGTGCGCTGCCCTCGACCACCGAGTTCATCGTCAACGCGCTCCCGACCAGTTTCGTCGGCGCGTTCGCCGACAACGCGCTGCTCCAGGTCCTCGTGCTGGCCTGCCTGGTGGGTGCCGCGCTGCTGCACCTCGGGCGCACCAAGGTCCCTCAGGTCCTGCCCGCGATCGAACAGGCCCAGCACGTCATCTTCGCGGTCATCGGCTTCGTCATGCGGCTGGCCCCGCTCGCCGTCTTCGGGGCGATGGTCCACCTGGTGGGCAACTACGGCCTCGGCGTGATCAAGACCTACGGCAAGCTGATCATCCTCTGCTACGTCGTCGCCGCGCTGTTCCTCGCCCTGCTGGCCGCCGCGCTGAAGCTGCTGACCGGGCTGAGCCTGTGGAAGTTCGTCCGCTACTCCCGCTCGGAGATGCTGCTCGCGCTCGGCACCGCCTCCAGCGAGGTCGCCATGCCGCGCCTGATGCAGAAGCTGCGCAAGGCCGGCTGCCGCGACGACGCCGTGGGCCTGGTGCTGCCCACCGGCTACTCGTTCAACCTCGACGGCGCCTCGATCTACCTGTCCATCGGCACCCTGTTCATCGCACAGGCCGTGGGCGTGGACCTCAGTCTGAGCCAGCAGATCACGGTGGTCCTGGTGCTGATGCTGACCAGCAAGGGCATGGCGGGCGTGCCGGGTTCGGCCTTCCTCGCCCTGTCCGCGACCGCGTCCTCCCTCGGCGTCATCCCCGCCGGTGCCGTCGCCCTGCTGCTCGGTGTGGACCGCATCATGGACTCGATGCGCGTCGCCACGAACCTGCTGGGCAACTGTGTCGCCGTCCTCGTGGTCTCCCGCTGGGAGGGCGCGCTGGACGCGGAC includes these proteins:
- a CDS encoding ABC transporter ATP-binding protein, translating into MQIQDLPYPDPGVPDARSGPRFLWWLGRNQLGGQFKSLAWGLLHFLSVSAQPFCVGFAVEAVLDRSGTRLALAGGLMALAAAGTAVGDTFLHRAAVTNWITAAARVQQLLARKAAQLGSALTRRVAAGEVVAVSTGDVEKIGWFVEAVSRFTAAALTVVLVCIGLVVYQPALGVVVAVGLPVLALAVLPLLPRATRRADFQREKAGRATELASDTVAGLRVLRGIGGEDLFLDRYRRASQEVRQAAVRSARMWSLISAIQVLLPGLLLIAVVWYGVHLARQGRITVGELVAVYSSVMVLTYPLRHFEEIAMAYSFSRPSAKRAAGVLSLERVTDVGGSRAAGVPSGDLYDPGTGLLAPAGRLTAVVCGDPDAAGRLAERLGGHPAEGGRSVLLGGVPLDELPLASARTAVLVQDKDPVLLSGSLRELLDVPTSGDVGAEDALAAAQCGDVLDALVQGSLDAADPMDARITERGRSLSGGQRQRLALARSLITDPEVLVLDEPTSAVDSHTEARIAEGVRRLRTGRTTVVFTSSPLLLDRADRVVLVHEGEVTAVGAHRELLHSEPRYRAVVTRETDEEAALNAREAALSGALKELEEIEETA
- a CDS encoding peptide-N4-asparagine amidase, producing the protein MTRRIIMSMLTVAALLAGALLGTSPAQAADIPAEFGTDWHDPITAAPPVAKPHTKSCQVTVAEAQFRDFTPYRGTYTPPDGCGDRWSKVVLRLDGKVKGRQFDRLGYLHVGGVEIFRTSTPEPSPDGIEWSVEKDVTRYSDTFRGSQDVEMLIGNVVDDTYTGVIDVKVTLTFYEGLRAPAPDRVLTLTGGSDGTTLTTPRNSERILAEVYATGSGGGCEEYWYLTVPKEAPYSCQADNGPYREVQIKVDGQLAGIAAPFPHVWTGGWSNPFLWYVVPGPRAFDIKPIEYDLTPFAGILNDGRPHRVEVDVAGVPEGQSGWSAPVNVLVWQDAGKARVTGKLTARQEGDLTNSSIYTPGSEHRLDTEGGHRLTVAGYVDTSHGRVKTTVRRSLANTSTHRWTDGENTDGLDARWTDDESVTVDGRGPARTTRTQRTYTMNGTTTVGTDDRLRTVLTLGDRAAVVETRAGRRTAWSRLDDTYTGDATFTVNVPRDQRHAVGTTGERYRLYGSEGCYDRKLTTIQGVLAEDRRLC
- a CDS encoding cation:dicarboxylase symporter family transporter: MPPSVPSLPRRVARILRTSLFAQVACALVLGIVVGKLWPDSATAFQPLGDGFTRLIKTVISPLVFCVVVVGIAKAGDLKAFGRIGLKALVWFEVASTAALLIGLVAANVVQPGSGMHVDPSKLDASAVDQQTQGGALPSTTEFIVNALPTSFVGAFADNALLQVLVLACLVGAALLHLGRTKVPQVLPAIEQAQHVIFAVIGFVMRLAPLAVFGAMVHLVGNYGLGVIKTYGKLIILCYVVAALFLALLAAALKLLTGLSLWKFVRYSRSEMLLALGTASSEVAMPRLMQKLRKAGCRDDAVGLVLPTGYSFNLDGASIYLSIGTLFIAQAVGVDLSLSQQITVVLVLMLTSKGMAGVPGSAFLALSATASSLGVIPAGAVALLLGVDRIMDSMRVATNLLGNCVAVLVVSRWEGALDADRAKKVLGGEIVVTVEDEEPHTSEREQPQSEVAAAVPARTAKETAREAG